The DNA segment AAAAGCGATCCCGAAACCCTCGCGGTGCTGAACCAAAAGTGGCCAGGGGAGGCAGATAAGATTCCTGATATGGGCTTTAGCGATAAGGGCGAGGTGAATTTAGAAAGCGTGATTGCACGTAAACCTGACCTAATGATAGCTCAACTGCGTGCCAAGCCCGCGTTAGCCGACACCGGTGTGTTGAAACAGCTAGCGGCGCTGAACGTTCCGGTTGTTTTCGTGGATACCTTTTTACAGCCTATCGCCAATACGCCTAAAAGCATTCAGTTGTTAGGCGAAGTGCTTAACCGTGAACAGGAAGCGAAAGAGTACACCGATTTTTATCAGCAGCATTTGCAGGCGATCACCTCGATAACCGCCAAGGTCACGCCAAAACCGCGCGTTTTTGTTGAAGCGAAAGCGGGCGTGGGCGGGGCGGAAGCGTGCTGCTTTACCCATGCGCACGTTGGTTTTGGCGGTATGGTAGAGGCGATAGGCGCGGAGAATCTCGGATCTGGATTATTACCGGGCGCAACCGGTGAAATATCCATGGAGAAAGTCATCAGCCTGAAGCCGGATGTTTACGTGGTTTCCGGTGCTCGCTGGAAAAATAAAGACAGCATAGCCATTCCGTTCGGTTACGGTGTCACGCAGCAGCAGGTCGATGATCGTTTTGATAAGCTGAAAGGCCGCAACGGATTCAATCAAATAAAAGCCGTGCAGGAAAACCACCTGTATGGCTTGTACCATAACTTCTATAATCATCCTTACAACATCGTGGGATTGGATTATTTAGCCAAGTTTATTTATCCGCAGCAGTTTACCGACCTTGAGCCTGCGCAAACCTACCGTACCATCATTGCGAAATTCACGCA comes from the Hafnia alvei genome and includes:
- a CDS encoding ABC transporter substrate-binding protein, whose translation is MARSFNRLALVCALAISAPVMATTYPLTITDTSGQRITLQHEPKRIVVQDGRDIMTLALLDRADPFSRIVAWNNLLKKSDPETLAVLNQKWPGEADKIPDMGFSDKGEVNLESVIARKPDLMIAQLRAKPALADTGVLKQLAALNVPVVFVDTFLQPIANTPKSIQLLGEVLNREQEAKEYTDFYQQHLQAITSITAKVTPKPRVFVEAKAGVGGAEACCFTHAHVGFGGMVEAIGAENLGSGLLPGATGEISMEKVISLKPDVYVVSGARWKNKDSIAIPFGYGVTQQQVDDRFDKLKGRNGFNQIKAVQENHLYGLYHNFYNHPYNIVGLDYLAKFIYPQQFTDLEPAQTYRTIIAKFTQIPQADAVFGAQAPVSKK